TGGTCTCGAACGCGACCTTTGGTGGCTTGAATGGGTAGTCAACGGGGAACGTGATTCCAACTTTGAACGCACCTTTGTTGTATGGCTCCttatcctgaaaattaaatttaattgaaaattaaaattattttattagtgAACAAAGTTCTTACTGGGATAAGGAGAACTGTCCATTTCAAGAGATTTGTCTCCTCGCACTCAACATTCTCGTACGCCTTCACTCCACAGTTTTTGAGATCACCGAGTTCCTGAACATTTGAATTGTGAATTGTACAATAAACATGATTTTCTCACCTTCTGAAGACGCCGTGTCGCTGACATGTTGATATAAACGCTCTAGTTGGGTTAacactgaaatataaaatgttaTGAAGTTTcctaacaaatttaaaaaacaagcCAAAACGAGTTCAAACAAAGGATATATTGATTTCGGCTGGAACTGGTATGACTTCCAAGAGGATCATCATGATTCTTGAAGTTAGtagatttaaaataaaatttacaagtttttgaaagtggTAAATGGTGACAAATAATGAAATCATTGACCAAAACAGGTTGTCAGCATGAAATTTGACTGTCGGCAAATCTAATGCTTTGTACGCAAGAACACCGCAACGCAGAAATGCACAGACAATTGGCGCCAGATTCAAACGATAATATCTTTGTCAAAAAACatgtctaaaaataaaactaaatcACTGCATTGATTAAAAGACAATGAGAATATAAATTCAGGGTACATCGAGTTAATGTATAAACTCGAATATCAGGCGCTACGAGTGTGTCGAGTTGTTATTCAGCAATGTACCTCGAATCGTTGCCTAGGCAACACGCTTAAAAGTGACGAGTCCacaaataaaatgattttcgATTCCCAATGAGTTCAACACTACAGAACGATTTTCTGACTGATTTAGGAAAAACTAATTTAGATAAGGAAGCAGAAAACTTGGTAActctaatatttttgattgtaatttttacaattttcgcGTTAGCAGTCATTGGAGCAATTTTGATAGGATGTCTAAaggtttgatttttctcaaataatcTAAAAGATTTATTTCAGCCTCAATGGTTCCGCCTAAATATTTATCAAGACCCCGTTCCAAAAATGGCAGACTTTTCATGTATAAACGTGTGTATTCCATGTAATTCATGCTCTTTACGTCAGTTACTTAATGGATGTTGTCCTAGATTAGTGAGTCTACAGTAGaaagatctacgaaaaatcaaaactttcagCATTTAAAACAACGATTCAACTTCATAACAACGTGCTGTGACCGACCGGGAcccgaaaaattaaatcttgTTTGCTGTGTTGTTTAATTGTTGTAAATAGAATGAATAACATTATGTATTAACGAAAACTACAAAGATTTTAACCATTCCGCTACAGTAACCGCCAGTACGGTAGATTGCAATTTTCGCtgaattttctaatattatTATATACTCTTTTCGATAATCTGCTAATAAATATACAGATGTACAATTAAAATCATAAAGTTAATAAACCCTCAATGTGAAGTTGCAAAATATTAGCAAGTCcggtagctgaaaattttagctcGTGGCAAGACCCGAGAACGTAATGCCACATTTAAGACGAGCCTGATTGCAGAGCTAAATGAAGGgataaaatcattttaaaaaaaaactatgaacaaTCAATGGTTAAAATTTTCGCGAAacattgttttaaaagtttaggTTCATGTTTTGACGAATTATATTTTGCTCATAAAGAAATAGCTGAAATTGTAGCttaacattttctcaattcgTTTTACACATTTCCATCTCCATCTCCACATTGGAGCACCATTTCCCTTTCTGTGGTTGGTTTCCATAGTAACCGCCCACCGCCTCGTAACCTCTTTGGGGTCCTAGTGctattaaaaatggaaaatctaTCACAAGAACCATTTAAGTTGGGTGAGAATCTCTAAAAACCacttttcacaacttttttaaaaaattattacagaaATAATCTCAAGTTTTCCACTTCAAATTGCAATATATTTCAACTTATGCATCTATCCTATGCATTTGATTAATCTATGCTTATCATTATACTTcaaggtaaaaaaaaaaattacagtggAACATACTTAGAgcattatttgaatttcagcaTAGTCTGCTGTCATTAACGTATCAAGTAATTGCATTTTCTGCGTGTTTAGTTCATTTGGGAAGTGAAGGAGTACGGCTAGGACTTggattttatggaaatttggcagaaaatgtaagttttgaaTGAGTCAAGTCAGAAAATCGACACTAGTGTTTACAGATGTCAGCTCTTTTTGGATTCTTAATAACTAcaattattattcaaattcctCTTACAGTATTCTTGGCAGTGAATGGCTCTTTTCTGAATCTCCCACTTGAATACGTTTTCTACACAATGATTGTGATTTTTAGTGGATTTcaagtgaaaattcaaaaatctgaatattctcaaaatatttctatttcAGACTGTATTCGCTATAGAAGCTTTGATGAAAACTGCCGAACGAGAAGTTGCAAAATATATTAACAAGATTCAACAAGAAAAAGTAGCTGACGAGCTCGAGAAAACTTCaggaaaatctccaaaaagtggaagaaaaacgttgaaaaaacaattgtcaaGATGATGTATTTGAATAAACCCATTAtttatatgaattttaaagtgagatttttgaaataagagACATGTGATAGCAAGATCAGAAAGTAAGagataaattgaaattacatgttagaatatttaaataaGACCAAGTGCTTGCTCGACAGTTTTCGACTCTCCAGGCTGGTAGATTTTGTTGATTAATGCTATGCTTCTTGCATGGGGAGCAGTCCGACGACGTTGATGAGCACaccaactgaaatttttttttttggattctcTGACTTTGAAGAAATAGTAGTGATCACAGATTGCTagtacaatattttttattttatagtttGATACAAAATTCGACAAATGAAATTCTAACATAGAGCACAGTTACCGTAATACtttaagaaataaatttttacggaaattttcaatggcAGAAGAAGTGTTACCCTTTTTTGACTTGTTTCCAATGACGAatgtattcatttttcaaatctgttTCATATCTTGGATCGACTGTAGCGTCGAATTCATCGATTCTAGATGGAACAATTGGCAGCTCAGGAATTGATTTATCTGGACGTGGCATTCGATGAATCTCGCGACATGCAAGATAATCCTGAAGGAAAtaattataacatttttcatttaatctTTCCCACTCACAACAGCCAGATTCGGTGCATAGTCTGTCCTTTGAGCTTTTATTGGTTCATATTCATTATTCATGTGTCCTTTAACCCATGCTCTACCAAGTGAATATTCTTCTTCAAAACGTCCAGCTATCATTTCGAATGGTTTTCCACGCAATTCAAACATAATTTTAGAATCACGAGTCATAGTCTTGCGTGGTGATTCCATAAGTGAAGTTGAAGATTCGTGACGCGGCATCTTACGAGGGCGACCTGGTGGACGTCCTTGGCGCCCGGGCTCTTCATCAGCACgactgaaattataaaaaatgcaatggaaactctaatttttcaattatgtctaaaatttatattacgaaaaacaaaaaggtccacattgtctaaatttttttctgttatgtATATTCCAGGACGCgacatttgacaaaaattaacTATTTATCTGGaaccaaaaaactgaaaaaaaatgctgtATTTACTGTAAACGTTTTCTGtgtacaaaatttattttacttttcttTCAAACTAAATGTGGCTCTGCATagtttttaattctttttctcaaatattaaggtttaaaattcaatctccaatttttttttggcttttttacatatttttgctttttgatacaaaatcaaaaccaaaaaaaaaatgatttttcgcCCCAGGCATGGTATACTCtgccgaaaattaaacaagaattgaaattttccattttatcaCTTACGTATAATCTTCTGGGAGTACTCCAATTATTTCCGATGGGTGATGTTTTATGGTTGTCAGCAGATTTCCCAGACGTTTTCTGGCGAATTTCATATCCGGTGACTCCGGAACTGTCGGATCATAGGATAACAGGGATCTGGAAGCATCTTGAGTAGCACAATTGTTTCAAGTTTAGAAAGTATTACGTGAGTTTTCTGCTTGGCGATTCCAATGGAAGTGGACCTCCGCTTATCAATGGATCATTTTGACGAGCATTTCGATCTCCGTCTTCTGGAAGCAAGAACTCGGCAAGTGGATCTATTTCTGACATCTAGAATTGGAGAGGAATACATTATTTGGACAGTGAACAGCGAATACTTGCCAAAGTAATAAAGGTATTTAACCTTTAATAAAAAGAGATAAAAATTGTAGAGTAAATATAAggacgacaatttttgaagcagttattaaattaaacaataaatatttttgggtACTTGTATAAACATGAACAAGGAgagaagaaaatttcgaataaatatataaattctgaaagaatcTAAGATAGTATTGAAACTGACAAAAAGTGAATTATAGCAGAATATGTGTTGCTACTCGTTCTTTCTTGTGGACGCTgtccggtttgccgaatagACAACGACGGTGAGAATTGCTGTTGCGATGGAGTAGGCAAAGCGGAATGCCAAGAGAGACCATCCGTAGAGAGAGAATGTGTGTTGAACggttctgaaataaaaaaaaatttacattttttgactAGTAAAACCAATACTTACTGATAAACGAATGTTGAGAAGACACACATCGCA
The nucleotide sequence above comes from Caenorhabditis elegans chromosome III. Encoded proteins:
- the R01H2.8 gene encoding uncharacterized protein (Confirmed by transcript evidence) gives rise to the protein MSSTLQNDFLTDLGKTNLDKEAENLVTLIFLIVIFTIFALAVIGAILIGCLKPQWFRLNIYQDPVPKMADFSCINVCIPCNSCSLRQLLNGCCPRLHLKQRFNFITTCCDRPGPEKLNLVCCVV
- the tmem-17 gene encoding transmembrane 17 domain-containing protein (Product from WormBase gene class tmem;~Confirmed by transcript evidence; TMEM (human TransMEMbrane protein) homolog), with protein sequence MHLINLCLSLYFKHSLLSLTYQVIAFSACLVHLGSEGVRLGLGFYGNLAENMSALFGFLITTIIIQIPLTVFLAVNGSFLNLPLEYVFYTMITVFAIEALMKTAEREVAKYINKIQQEKVADELEKTSGKSPKSGRKTLKKQLSR
- the lin-37 gene encoding uncharacterized protein (Confirmed by transcript evidence); the encoded protein is MSEIDPLAEFLLPEDGDRNARQNDPLISGGPLPLESPSRKLTSLLSYDPTVPESPDMKFARKRLGNLLTTIKHHPSEIIGVLPEDYTRADEEPGRQGRPPGRPRKMPRHESSTSLMESPRKTMTRDSKIMFELRGKPFEMIAGRFEEEYSLGRAWVKGHMNNEYEPIKAQRTDYAPNLAVDYLACREIHRMPRPDKSIPELPIVPSRIDEFDATVDPRYETDLKNEYIRHWKQVKKGWCAHQRRRTAPHARSIALINKIYQPGESKTVEQALGLI